A window of Myxococcales bacterium genomic DNA:
GTACAAGCCCCACGCGAGCGGCGCGCTGAGCCTCGGGCACGACAAGGTGAAGATGGACGTCGCCGTGGCGCTCTACCTTCAGGTGGGCACCGAGACCTTCGCGGGCGCTGGCACCTACGGGATGGAGGCGCCGGCGCTCGCGAGGTTCCGGGCGGTGGTGCAGAGCGACCGGGGCGAGGAGCTCACCCAGCTGCTCCGCCCGCTCGAAAAGAAGGGCTTCACGCTCGAGTCGATGGGCATGCTGAAGAAGGCCCCGCGCGGAGTGGATCCCGGCCACCCGCGCGTGGAGCTGTTGAAGCGAAAGGGGCTCGTGGTCGTCTTCCCTGCCCTCGCCCCCGAGGAGCTCACGTCCCGCAAGGCCCTCACGACCCTCGTCAAGCACGCGAAGGCCGCGGCCCCCGTGGTGCGGTGGGTCGCGCGGGCCGTGCAAGACTAACTAACTAACTGGTGAGCGGCGCCGCGGCCGCCGCGCGCACCACCTGGGTGGTCCCCACGGGGCGCGAGAGCACGGCGCAGTGAGGGAGGTCGACGGTGGCCACGGCGAGGAGGCCCTCTCCGACGACTCGGACCGGCTCCGGCCCCGGGTGGGTGAGCACCGCGACGTCGCCCTCCGCGAGCGCCGCCCCCGAGAGCTCGACCCTACCGCGGGCCACCGCGACGAAGGCGCGCACGCACACAGCGGGCTCGATCGAGTGCGGGAACTGGCCCACCAGGCGCCCGCGTACCGGCGGCAGGGCGCGGGCGGCGGACGGCGCGGGCACAGCTGGCGCGGGCGGCGCGAGCGGGGACCCGGACGCCGACGCGGGCGACGTGGCCAGCGGACCAGGCTGGACCGCTCCGGCGCTCGCGCTCGGCGGCGGCGTGGGGGTGCACGCCGTCCACGCGATGAAGCACGCGCCGCACGGCCACCCGCTCCTCCACCCACGCGCAGCGCGCCCCTCTTGCATCGGCACCATCCCTCGAGCCTAGCGTAGCGACCCGCGCGCTCGCACTTCGCGTGCTTCGCGCACTTCGCGGAGGCGCCGGCTGGGCGTGTGCTAGTGTCCACCCCGTGTTTGGGATGGGCTTCGGCGAGCTCGTGGTGCTCGTGATCGTGGCGATTGTCGTCGTCGGTCCGAAAGACTTGCCCAAAATGCTCCGAAAGCTCGGGCAGTGGTCCGGGAAGATCCGGCGCATGGCCGGCGATCTGCGCGCACAGAGCGGCATCGACGACGTGCTCCACGCCGAAGGCCTCGGCCAGGACATCGCCGAAATCCGTAAGCTCGCCCGCGGTGAGCTCGACAGCGTGGCGCGCAGCATGCGCCTCGACGACCAGCCCGGCGCCGGCTCCGGCGCGGCGCCCCCGGCCTCGCACGACGCCGATCTCACCTCGGGCTACGTCGCCGAGGAGCGCGAGCACCCGCAGGTCGGCCCCGACGGGTTCGACGCGATGCCCGACACCTCGTTCGTCTACGGCGGCAGCTTCCCGCGCTCCGCCCTCGATCGCGATCCGCTCTACCGAACGGGCGCGGTCGACGGCGTCGTGCCCGACGATCCGCCCGAGCCCGAGGACACGAGCGGCCTCGACACCGACGTGGCGACGGCCCCGGAGCCCACGGCCACGTCGCCGAGCGCTCCCGGGGCCACCTCGCCGAGCCCCGCCGTCGCCGCCCCCGTAACGGCCGTGACCGACGCGACCAGCCAGAGCCCCGCGACCGAAGCGCCGGGCACGGGAGCCCCATGAGCGACGGCGACGAGCTCACCCACGTCGAGCCCGAGGCCGACGTCCACATGACGATCTGGGAGCACGTCGCCGAGTTCCGCTCGCGCGTCATCAAGGCGGCCCTGGGCACGCTCTTCGGCGCCTCGATCTGCTGGGCCTACAAAGAGCACCTGCTCTTCCTCCTCGAGCGGCCCTACTACAAGGTCTGGGCAGAGCACTTCCCGGGTACCAAGCTCGAGCTCCAGACCCTCGCGCCGGCGGACGCCTTTGTAAACTACATGCAGCTCGCCATGACGGGCGGCGTGCTCATCGGCGCCCCGGTGATCTTCTACCAGCTGTGGGCCTTCGTGAGCCCGGGCCTCTACGCGAAGGAGAAGCGGTACATCGTGCCGTTCGTCTTCTTCTCCACGGGGCTCTTCCTGTCGGGCGTGGCGTTCGCCTACTTCGTCGCGTTCCCGTTCACGTTCAACTACTTCTTCTCGCTCCTGGGCAAGGTCGACGACGGCGGCAACATGCTGCTCGTTTCGCGGCCAACCATGGAATATTACTTGGATTTCACCACCCGAATGCTGCTCGCGTTCGGCTTCGTGTTCGAGCTCCCGCTCTTCATCACGTTCCTCGCGATCGCGGGCATCGTGACCCCACAGCAGCTCGTGAAGTTCAGCCGCTGGGCGATCCTCTGCTCGTTCATCGCCGGCGCCATCGTCACACCTGGACCCGAGGTGACCAGCCAGATCGCGGTGAGCGGCGCGCTCTGCCTCTTGTACTTCATCTCGGTGGGGGTGGCCTTCCTCGTGGCCCCGAAGCCCCGCGACGACGACGCGAAGGAGAAGAGCTCATGAAACACGCGCGCGCCACCATCGACTGCGAGGCCCGGGCGTCCGGATTTGCGGCGGCTTACCTTCGGACCGCCGGCGACGAGTGCGCGTTCGTGGAGTGCTACACGAACGCCGCTGTGCCGGTGCTCCTCGAGACCCTCGCGGCCGCGGGCCGGCGCCCGGAAGACGTGCGCTACGTCGTGGTCACCCACGCGCACCTCGACCACGCGGGCGGCGCGAGCGGCCTCATGGCGGCGTGCCCGAACGCGACGCTCCTCGCGCACCCGCGGGCGGCGCGGCACCTCATCGATCCGGCGAAGCTCGTCGCCAGCGCGAAGCACGTGTACGGCGAGGCGCGCTTCACGGAGCTCTACGGCGTGATCGCGCCCATCCCGGAGGCGCGCGTGCGCGTGATGGAAGACGGCGCGACCTTCACGCTCGGCGACGCGACGCTCACGACGCTCCACACCGCGGGCCACGCGAAGCACCACTTCGTGGTGCACGATCCCGCCACGAGCACCGTGTACACGGGCGACACCTTCGGCCTCGTGTACCCGCACCTCCAGCGCGCGGGCACCTTCGCGTTCGCCTCCACGACGCCCACCGACTTCGACGCCGCGGAGGCGCTGAAGAGCCTCGACCGCGTGCTCGCCCTCGGCGAGCCTTCGGTGTGCCCCACCCACTACGGCGAGGCCCGCGACGTGCACCGCATCGCCGATCAGGTGCGCCGCTTCGTCGAGCTCTCCGAACAGTGGGTCGCCCAAGCCGCGGCGACCGCGGCGCCCCTGAGCGAGCTCACCGGTACGATCCAAGCCAGGCTGCGCGAGGCGCTCGACACCGCGGCGCGCCGGGTGGGGCTCTCGCTCGGCCCGAGCGACTGGGCGGCCCTCGAGCTCGACGTCACGCTGAACGCCCAGGGCCTCGCGTTCGTGGCCGACAAGCGCCGCGCTGGCTGAGCTGCGGCCACACCACACACCTGCAACCGCACACTACGGATCGTCGCCCGGCTGCAGCCGCTCGCCGAACACGAGCATCCCGAGCGCGACCGCGGCGGCGACGAGCCCGAGCGCCGCGACGGCCGCGGCCAACCCCGCGGACGCGCCGCTCTCAGACGCGCTCGATGAGGGCAGCGCGCGCAGGGCGAACCCGAACCAGGTCGGCACGAGCGCCCACAGCGCGACGGCCAGCGCCCCGAACCTCCGTGGGGCGCGGGTCGCGAACGCCGCGACACCGAGCGCCGCGACGAGGGAGTGCCCGAAGGCGAGCACGAGCTGCGCGAGTGCGCCGGCGGGCGCGAGCGGCACGGCGCGGAGCACGGTTCCGGCCGCGAGCACGGCGAGCCCCACGCCAAAGAGGTGCGCCGAGCGCGCGCGCACCGGGGTGGTCACGAGGACCGCGGCGAGCCCGGCGGACGCGGCGATGGACACGAGCGTCTCGAGGCCGCGGAAGAGCGAGCCGCTGGGCAGCGCGCGCGGGTAGTACGGGAGGGCCGAGACGATCGACACGATGAGGTGCGCCCCCATGAGCGCCGCCAGAAGCCCGGGGTCGAGCGGCGCCGCGCCGACGACCCGCGAGCCGGGTCCGCCGCGGTAGGGATCGCCGGCCGGGCCCGCGGTGAGCTCGAGCCGCTCGTCGGTCTGGAGGTGCGCGCGCGGCCCCATCCAGAGGAGCGCTCCGCACAACACCGCCGCCACCCCAAAGGGCGCGGCCCCGAGCCCAAATCCCCAAGAGACGCCGAGGTTCGCGCGCACCATCGCGAACGCCGACGACGCGAAGGCCACCACGTCGACCACCGCGTAGCCCGCCGCCGCCGCCGCCGCGACCC
This region includes:
- a CDS encoding DUF2461 domain-containing protein yields the protein MVATSFTGFADTKGSFFQALAKHQDREWFAAHKAEYEAGWASPMATLLAEAREALDGEYPDFELGAPKVFRIHRDVRFSADKSPYKPHASGALSLGHDKVKMDVAVALYLQVGTETFAGAGTYGMEAPALARFRAVVQSDRGEELTQLLRPLEKKGFTLESMGMLKKAPRGVDPGHPRVELLKRKGLVVVFPALAPEELTSRKALTTLVKHAKAAAPVVRWVARAVQD
- the tatB gene encoding twin-arginine translocase subunit TatB, with the translated sequence MFGMGFGELVVLVIVAIVVVGPKDLPKMLRKLGQWSGKIRRMAGDLRAQSGIDDVLHAEGLGQDIAEIRKLARGELDSVARSMRLDDQPGAGSGAAPPASHDADLTSGYVAEEREHPQVGPDGFDAMPDTSFVYGGSFPRSALDRDPLYRTGAVDGVVPDDPPEPEDTSGLDTDVATAPEPTATSPSAPGATSPSPAVAAPVTAVTDATSQSPATEAPGTGAP
- the tatC gene encoding twin-arginine translocase subunit TatC — its product is MSDGDELTHVEPEADVHMTIWEHVAEFRSRVIKAALGTLFGASICWAYKEHLLFLLERPYYKVWAEHFPGTKLELQTLAPADAFVNYMQLAMTGGVLIGAPVIFYQLWAFVSPGLYAKEKRYIVPFVFFSTGLFLSGVAFAYFVAFPFTFNYFFSLLGKVDDGGNMLLVSRPTMEYYLDFTTRMLLAFGFVFELPLFITFLAIAGIVTPQQLVKFSRWAILCSFIAGAIVTPGPEVTSQIAVSGALCLLYFISVGVAFLVAPKPRDDDAKEKSS
- a CDS encoding MBL fold metallo-hydrolase; the protein is MKHARATIDCEARASGFAAAYLRTAGDECAFVECYTNAAVPVLLETLAAAGRRPEDVRYVVVTHAHLDHAGGASGLMAACPNATLLAHPRAARHLIDPAKLVASAKHVYGEARFTELYGVIAPIPEARVRVMEDGATFTLGDATLTTLHTAGHAKHHFVVHDPATSTVYTGDTFGLVYPHLQRAGTFAFASTTPTDFDAAEALKSLDRVLALGEPSVCPTHYGEARDVHRIADQVRRFVELSEQWVAQAAATAAPLSELTGTIQARLREALDTAARRVGLSLGPSDWAALELDVTLNAQGLAFVADKRRAG